Proteins from a genomic interval of Zingiber officinale cultivar Zhangliang chromosome 2A, Zo_v1.1, whole genome shotgun sequence:
- the LOC122041242 gene encoding receptor-like protein CLAVATA2, whose protein sequence is MASGAPKPLNPKPLSPFFLVFLLLLCSPSSAEAMEPDFHAGDRDALLRFRSELNDTRLGLASWKGSNCSAWAGVTCQNRTGRVVRVDLGGLGLSGAALPFLCRLSLLETLVLHGNAFSGPFPPCLGRLRGLGTLDLGQNKLQGPLPPQIAMLWRLETLVLAGNPSVGGPVPEWVGNFSARLKKLDLGWCSFEGEIPEGLFHLRSLEYLDLSGNLLAGALEDFRQPLVYLNLARNQVSGTLPCFSASVFSLSVLNLASNAIVGGIPTCISSLRALTVLNLSSNGLQYRMSPRLIFSDKLLVLDLSSNALSGPIPGSLVEESERSSLQLLNLSCNKLVGEIPTELAELRSLQGLFLSQNQLTGEIPVAIGNLTYLQALDLSYNFLSGPIPVSLAGCFQLWQLKLDHNNLSGALHPELDALDSLRILDIAGNQISGEIPLPLAGCKSLEVVDFSSNKLIGMLSGAILKWQNLRFLSVSNNQLSGDLPSWIFSFQSLQLLDLSGNHFSGFIPDGDFNVSSEFNGNSSELNEGFGEGLVSVSVDFTGSRQMEFNYKLQSPVGIDLSSNALRGEIPDGLIGLKGIEYLNLSYNYLFGHIPGNLEKMGKLKRLDLSHNSLSGEVPASISGLRELETLNLSYNCLSGPVPTNDGLQKFPGAFAGNPALCMELSGKGCAEAQLADGEPISVRRGGEESWISVGAFWISAVASFYASVVALLCSPVSREYILQALKPEF, encoded by the coding sequence ATGGCGTCGGGAGCCCCAAAACCTCTCAACCCTAAACCCCTCTCCCCCTTCTTCCtcgtcttcctcctcctcttgtgTTCGCCCTCCTCCGCCGAGGCAATGGAGCCGGATTTCCACGCCGGCGACCGCGACGCGCTCCTCCGCTTCAGATCCGAGCTCAACGACACGCGCTTGGGCCTGGCGAGCTGGAAGGGATCCAATTGCTCCGCCTGGGCCGGTGTAACCTGCCAGAACCGGACCGGACGGGTCGTCCGGGTCGACCTCGGCGGGTTGGGCCTCTCGGGCGCCGCACTCCCCTTCCTCTGCCGGCTCTCCCTCCTCGAAACCCTAGTCCTTCACGGCAACGCCTTTTCAGGCCCGTTTCCGCCCTGTCTTGGCCGGCTTCGAGGCCTCGGAACCCTCGATCTCGGGCAGAACAAGCTTCAAGGACCTCTGCCGCCACAGATTGCTATGCTATGGCGTCTCGAGACGCTAGTGTTGGCGGGAAACCCCAGCGTCGGCGGTCCGGTGCCGGAATGGGTCGGTAATTTCTCTGCCAGGCTGAAAAAACTCGATCTTGGATGGTGTTCGTTCGAGGGAGAGATTCCAGAGGGTCTGTTCCATCTCCGATCGCTGGAATATCTCGATCTCTCCGGAAATCTCCTGGCGGGCGCGTTGGAAGATTTCCGGCAGCCTTTAGTTTATCTCAACCTCGCCCGCAATCAGGTTTCAGGAACCCTCCCCTGCTTCTCGGCGTCTGTCTTTTCGCTCTCGGTACTCAACTTAGCAAGCAACGCCATCGTTGGCGGAATCCCTACGTGCATCTCGTCGCTGAGGGCGTTGACAGTGCTGAATCTCTCGTCAAATGGTCTTCAATACAGGATGTCGCCGAGACTCATCTTCTCCGACAAGCTCCTGGTTCTTGATTTGAGCTCAAACGCGCTCTCTGGTCCGATTCCAGGCAGTCTAGTGGAGGAATCAGAGAGATCTTCGTTGCAACTTCTAAATTTATCGTGCAACAAGCTCGTTGGGGAGATTCCAACGGAGCTAGCGGAGTTGAGGAGTTTGCAAGGCCTTTTCTTGTCGCAGAACCAGCTTACTGGAGAGATCCCAGTGGCTATTGGGAATTTGACCTACCTCCAGGCCCTTGATCTTTCATACAATTTTCTCTCTGGTCCAATTCCTGTCAGCCTCGCCGGTTGCTTCCAGCTTTGGCAACTGAAGCTAGACCACAACAACCTTTCCGGTGCCCTCCATCCAGAGCTTGACGCCCTTGATAGTCTACGCATCCTAGACATAGCTGGGAACCAGATTTCCGGTGAGATTCCTCTTCCTCTTGCTGGTTGCAAGTCACTTGAGGTCGTTGACTTCAGTTCAAATAAGCTCATAGGCATGCTTAGTGGAGCTATTCTTAAGTGGCAGAACCTCCGATTCCTCTCGGTTTCTAACAACCAATTATCAGGCGATCTTCCAAGTTGGATTTTCTCATTCCAGTCCCTACAGTTGCTTGATCTCTCCGGCAATCACTTCTCAGGTTTTATTCCTGATGGAGACTTCAACGTCAGCTCAGAGTTCAATGGCAATTCTAGTGAGTTGAATGAAGGATTCGGCGAGGGCTTGGTTTCAGTCTCAGTGGACTTCACTGGTAGCCGGCAAATGGAGTTCAATTACAAGCTACAATCACCTGTGGGAATTGATTTGTCCAGCAATGCTCTTCGCGGAGAGATACCAGATGGGTTGATTGGATTAAAGGGAATAGAATACTTAAATCTTTCATACAACTATCTATTTGGCCATATTCCTGGAAATCTAGAGAAGATGGGGAAGTTGAAAAGACTGGATCTTTCACACAACTCCCTCTCTGGAGAAGTTCCTGCCAGCATCTCCGGGCTTAGGGAGCTGGAGACACTAAACCTCTCCTACAACTGCCTTTCAGGGCCCGTGCCAACGAACGATGGGCTACAGAAGTTTCCAGGGGCATTTGCAGGGAACCCTGCGCTGTGCATGGAGTTATCAGGGAAAGGTTGTGCGGAGGCACAGTTAGCTGATGGGGAGCCGATAAGTGTAAGAAGGGGTGGAGAGGAGAGTTGGATATCAGTGGGGGCATTCTGGATCAGTGCTGTAGCTAGTTTCTATGCGTCAGTAGTAGCATTGCTTTGCTCACCGGTGTCGAGGGAATATATCCTTCAAGCGTTGAAGCCTGAGTTCTGA